The DNA region CGTCTACGCATCAACCACTTGATCTTAGTGATTGTTCCTGCTTGGTCCAAGCCTCCAAGGTGTTTTACAGTAAAGCGTGATCGCTTATATTGCGTCAGTTTTGGATCCTGATTTTTTTCATCCTCAGGTTCATGGGAACAATAGTAGATAAATATAGAATCTTAGTACTCCATTTCAATTACCCTTGCAGATAAATAAGCATAGAGACCGCATATATTTTACAAGCAACCGGCCAAAATAATTATATTTATCAATTGATAGAAATTACAAGTAAAAAAATAATGAAATACGAAGAACATGCATGGGACAGTAATTTCTTGTAGAAAACCCTTGTTGGGAAAAACCAAGGGCACACAACGATTATATTTCACTGTATCGGGAGAGTGTCTACAAACACGTAGACTTACAATGAGTCATGAACTCATCCTGACATATATATTGTTGGAGCAGAAATGGGAGGGAGAAGAATCAGTGAACACTTGCGATGAGTAAAATGTTGCAGCTTTCCTGCTTTGTTCTCCTCTTTATTTAAACAACTCATTAGCTTAGAAAGATCCTAATCTTGCGCCATGACCAAGCTTCACGGACATGCCATCCCACGTCTCTTGACCATGCCTCAAGTTATAAGCCACCACAGCCGGTACTCGTGCCATCCCACGGGGCGATCATAACAGCATGGAGCTACTGATCCGGTCATGTCGTGAACAGGCCCACGCTGCATGGACTGGTTTTTATTTTTGCTAGAAATAAAACCTAGGAGATGACATGACATGATTACAAACTTAACCATATATACATGGCATATTAGGTTTCTGCTACGATAGACCATGGCGTCTCACTAGAATTTGGATCATATATCAACAGACACCCCTTACTTGTTGTAATGTAAGTGTGCTGAAAGGCACGGGACTTGAACTAGCAGAGGGTAGTTGGATGAGCGTTTGATATGCGTCCCACATGGTTGGCCTTGCTTGTGGAGAAGATTCCATGCAACAAAAGGCCAGCTTGATGAGCAGAGCTAAACTCTTCTGTTCTGCTGTTGTTGGTGTTGTCGGCCGTTGGTCCAGAATATCTTTCACCAGTATAGCTTGTTCCCCATTTGGCAAACTACAGTCTAATAGATCCCTTGGATGCTTCCCCATCACTAGCTCTAGCACAACCACGCCAAAGCTATAAACATCACATTTCTCTGTCACAACAGATGTGTACGACAATTCTGCACAAGATTAAAACATTAGAGTTAGGAATACATGGATAGAGATAAATGATTCCATTTTGAGCAGTAATGTTATACTAGTACATACCAGGAGCTATGTAGCCATATGTTCCTGCTAGTGCACTCCAATTTGATGAATCGGGCTTAAGAATCCTTGCTGTGCCGAAATCCGAGACAAAAGCCTTGAAGGTTGTATCAAGTAAGATGTTGTTGCTTGTTATATCTCGATGGATTATAGGGGGACTGCATTCGTGGTGCAAATAAGATATGGCTTGAGCCACATCAGTTGCAAGAGGAATTCTCTTCTGCCAATCTAATTCCCTTGATTGCTCCTCATTTTCCAATGTCCCATGGAGGCTTCCCTGCTCAATATAGTCATAGACAAGAAATTTATACGCTGGATGGGAGCAGAATCCATACATTTTGACAATGCTTCGTTGTCGGATCTGTGATAATATTTCCATTTCTCTACGAAATCTTCTTTCATCATCCAACTCTTCCCCGGTCTGATGAAGCTTCTTCACAGCAACTAGCTGCCCGTCTTGAAGTTGTGACTTGTATACTTTGCCGTATCCTCCTATTCCAATGATGTACTTATCATCGAAGTCTTCTGTTGCCCTTACAATATCGTCAAATGCTAATCTTCCATCAAAATTCCAAACAGAGAATAGGTCCCTTCCTTCAGCAGTAGCACTTTCTTGTGGTTTTCTTTTGTTACTGCTAAGCATTATTATGACAACAATTGTAGCAACAATGATGAAACCGAGCACAAGAACAACTGGCAAAAGCAAACGAGGTGTCTTCCGTTTATGTTGACCAGATGCTAGAGTTGAATAGCAAGGTGGAAGACCAGAGAGGTTACCACACAGACCTCTATTGGGAAGAAACCAACTTGTCGAAGCATTCTGGAGTAGCCGTGCTGTTGGGACCGGTCCTTCCAATTTGTTGTAGGACACATCAAGTGTTGAAAGGCTTGCCATGCTTGCAAAGGAGGGCGGAATGCTGCCACTGAACTGATTATGTGATAAATTCAGCAATTCTAGCATCTCCAACTTCCCAAGTTGCTGCGGCAATGCACCACTGAGGTTATTGTTGCTCGCGTCGAACATAATCTGCAGGCCTTCTAAATTTCCAATCGCACCAGGCAAACTCCCACTGAATTTGTTGTTGTTGATCTTCAGGGACTGTAGTTTCACGCAGGCCCCTGGTTCCTCAGGTATTAATCCACTCAGTTTGTTCCCAGCTATATCTAGGTATCCTATGCTCCTTAGCTTCTCTATCTGTGTAGGTATGGTTCCAGATAATTGGTTTGATGACAAGTTCAGGATATATAGGTTTGCTAAAGTGAAGATTTCTGGTGGAGTCTCACCGCTGAGATGATTAGAATCAAGTGTTAGTTCTACTAGGTTGGACAATTTAGA from Triticum urartu cultivar G1812 unplaced genomic scaffold, Tu2.1 TuUngrouped_contig_7249, whole genome shotgun sequence includes:
- the LOC125531491 gene encoding MDIS1-interacting receptor like kinase 2-like — its product is MRHSLNTHQRFPRNHILQPIHNTQTLGSKMPSSSTPSLYLCLLLMSCLLLLEEAHGARHGGISLRSQHMALLHWKATLASPPLRMSSWQENTSPCNWTGIMCAVVRHGRHMPWVVTNVSLPDAGIHGQLGELNFSALPFLAYIDLSNNSLNGALPASISSLSALSVLNLQENQLTGKIPDEIGDLQSLRKLALAFNRITGHIPASLGNLTLLTDIFIHQTMVSGPIPEEMGRLVNLQSLQLSNSSLSGLIPKTIRNLTQLNGLYLFGNQLSGPIPQEVGNLVHLESLQLNSNDFSGSIPISIANLTKMNQLFLFDNQITGSIPPELGNLAMLNQLGLDRNQITGLIPPELGNLTMLNDMFLYRNQITGPIPLELCILLNLQTLELTDNHITGSIPQEIGNLMNLKYLGLSENQISGSIPKTFGKLQSLIRLQIYSNKLSGFLPQEFGDLIGLVDLGLSNNSLSGHLPANICSGGRLQHFAAVSNMFSGPIPRSLKACTSLVRLRLESNQLTGDISQHFGVYPQLRMMSLTSNRLSGQISPSLGECTQLTITGSIPPVLSKLSNLVELTLDSNHLSGETPPEIFTLANLYILNLSSNQLSGTIPTQIEKLRSIGYLDIAGNKLSGLIPEEPGACVKLQSLKINNNKFSGSLPGAIGNLEGLQIMFDASNNNLSGALPQQLGKLEMLELLNLSHNQFSGSIPPSFASMASLSTLDVSYNKLEGPVPTARLLQNASTSWFLPNRGLCGNLSGLPPCYSTLASGQHKRKTPRLLLPVVLVLGFIIVATIVVIIMLSSNKRKPQESATAEGRDLFSVWNFDGRLAFDDIVRATEDFDDKYIIGIGGYGKVYKSQLQDGQLVAVKKLHQTGEELDDERRFRREMEILSQIRQRSIVKMYGFCSHPAYKFLVYDYIEQGSLHGTLENEEQSRELDWQKRIPLATDVAQAISYLHHECSPPIIHRDITSNNILLDTTFKAFVSDFGTARILKPDSSNWSALAGTYGYIAPELSYTSVVTEKCDVYSFGVVVLELVMGKHPRDLLDCSLPNGEQAILVKDILDQRPTTPTTAEQKSLALLIKLAFCCMESSPQARPTMWDAYQTLIQLPSASSSPVPFSTLTLQQVRGVC